A stretch of the Takifugu flavidus isolate HTHZ2018 chromosome 1, ASM371156v2, whole genome shotgun sequence genome encodes the following:
- the ntn2 gene encoding netrin 2, translating to MREPWRSLLGLCILACLASTHSATNPFAGQQTPQDPCYDDTGAARRCIPEFINAAFGKEVMVSSVCGRPPSRSCSVVERGDDRPSVRTCQICDAADPRRAHPASYLTDLNSAHNLTCWQSENLNTSPHNVTLTLSLGKKFEITYVSLQFCSPRPESLAIYKSMDYGKTWMPYQFYSSQCRRMYNRPNKATITKQNEQEALCTDGHTDLYPLSGGLIAFSTLDGRPSGKDFDNSPVLQDWVTVTDIRVVFSRPQLPRELGLGPGSNNGGRDDEPTGVTSTLPAYFYAVSDFQVGGRCKCNGHASRCLKDKEGKLVCDCKHNTEGPECDRCKPFHYDRPWQRANAREANECLPCNCNLHARRCRFNMELYKLSGRKSGGVCMNCRHNTAGRHCHYCKEGFYRDMARPITHRRACKACDCHPVGAAGKTCNQTTGQCPCKDGVTGITCNRCAKGYQQSRSPVAPCIKIPVVSPTAVVSSTEEPADCESYCKPVKGNLKINMKKYCKKDYAVQVNVLDMETIGDWAKFSVNVVSVYKSRGEPLKRGDNVLWVHMKDLACKCPKIQMSKRFLVMGGSDGGTAVGPGSGPSPGAPSPGAERVGLMADKNSLVIQWRDVWTRRLRKFQRKEKKGKCNKV from the exons ATGAGGGAACCCTGGAGGAGCCTGCTGGGATTGTGCATTCTTGCATGCTTAGCCTCCACACACAGTGCCACCAATCCCTTTGCAGGGCAGCAAACGCCTCAGGACCCTTGCTATGATGACACAGGCGCTGCCCGCCGATGTATCCCAGAATTTATCAATGCTGCCTTTGGCAAGGAGGTGATGGTGTCCAGCGTATGTGGCCGGCCACCTTCCCGTTCTTGTAGCGTAGTGGAGCGAGGCGATGATCGTCCGTCTGTGCGCACATGCCAAATCTGTGATGCAGCTGACCCACGTCGTGCACACCCTGCTTCCTACCTCACGGACCTGAACTCAGCCCACAACCTCACCTGCTGGCAGTCCGAGaacctgaacacctcaccacaCAATGTTACTCTTACCCTCTCCCTGGGTAAAAAGTTTGAGATCACCTACGTCAGCTTGCAGTTCTGTTCACCAAGACCCGAGTCCCTGGCCATATATAAGAGCATGGACTACGGCAAGACCTGGATGCCCTACCAGTTCTACTCGTCACAGTGTCGGCGTATGTACAACCGGCCCAATAAAGCTACCATCACCAAGCAGAATGAACAGGAGGCGCTGTGCACAGATGGCCACACTGACCTCTACCCACTTTCTGGAGGCCTCATTGCCTTCAGCACTTTAGACGGAAGACCCTCTGGAAAAGACTTTGACAACagcccagtcctccaggactgggtGACAGTCACTGATATCCGTGTAGTTTTCAGCCGCCCACAGCTGCCCAGAGAGCTGGGTCTGGGGCCTGGAAGCAACAACGGGGGGAGAGACGATGAGCCCACGGGCGTGACGTCAACACTGCCGGCTTATTTCTACGCGGTGAGTGACTTCCAGGTGGGCGGCAGGTGTAAGTGCAACGGACATGCATCCCGTTGCCTGAAAGACAAAGAAGGAAAGCTGGTGTGTGAttgcaaacacaacacagaggGACCCGAGTGTGACCGCTGCAAGCCCTTTCACTATGACCGGCCCTGGCAGAGGGCCAACGCCCGCGAGGCCAACGAATGTCTGC cGTGCAACTGCAACCTCCATGCCCGTCGCTGTCGATTCAACATGGAGCTGTATAAGTTGTCGGGGAGGAAGAGCGGAGGCGTGTGCATGAACTGTCGCCACAACACTGCAGGTCGTCACTGCCACTACTGCAAGGAGGGCTTTTACAGAGACATGGCCAGGCCCATCACTCACCGACGTGCCTGCAAAG CCTGTGACTGCCACCCTGTGGGTGCTGCTGGCAAGACGTGCAACCAGACCACAGGCCAGTGCCCCTGCAAAGATGGCGTCACTGGCATCACCTGCAACCGCTGTGCCAAAGGCTACCAGCAGAGCCGCTCCCCCGTCGCCCCCTGCATca AAATCCCAGTGGTCAGCCCCACAGCTGTggtgagcagcacagaggaaccagcag ATTGTGAGTCCTACTGTAAACCAGTCAAAGGAAATCTGAAGATCAACATGAAGAAATATTGCAAAAAGGATTATG CGGTCCAAGTCAATGTTCTGGATATGGAGACCATTGGAGACTGGGCCAAGTTCTCAGTGAATGTGGTGTCGGTGTACAAGAGCCGTGGTGAGCCCTTAAAGCGAGGCGATAACGTCCTTTGGGTCCACATGAAGGACCTGGCCTGCAAGTGCCCCAAGATCCAGATGAGCAAACGATTCTTGGTGATGGGAGGCAGCGACGGTGGGACCGCTGTGGGTCCAGGATCTGGGCCCAGTCCCGGAGCCCCCAGTCCAGGAGCAGAGAGAGTGGGCCTAATGGCTGATAAGAACAGCCTGGTGATCCAGTGGAGGGACGTTTGGACAAGACGCCTGAGGAAGTTCCAGCGcaaagagaagaaggggaagTGCAACAAAGTGTGA